From Enterococcus mediterraneensis, the proteins below share one genomic window:
- a CDS encoding carbohydrate ABC transporter permease — translation MLATNTETIATSNKGKHHQTKKIIPWLFIAPHLIIFTIFFLIPVIFGIYVSFTDWDLFGLPTFIGLDNYKELFFQKDSTFYGQLRIGLLNTFKFVLFSVPFCIAVPLVLAAALNTKPKLGKIFQSIFYMPSLFAISAVVIIWTLIFNVNYGPINTMLESDIPWTSTQPYAWVTLVIVTVWWTIGGNMVIYQAALNGIPKDYYEAADIDGASSIQKFLKITLPAIKGQILYTLVMTTIAQFNIYGQPLMLTGGGPANSTRVLLMYIQQNAFGSGQSIAGIASAMAVILGICIMIVSAIQFKLLRKED, via the coding sequence ATGTTGGCAACGAATACTGAAACAATAGCTACTTCAAATAAAGGAAAGCATCATCAAACAAAAAAAATAATACCATGGTTATTTATAGCGCCCCATCTGATTATTTTTACCATTTTCTTTCTAATTCCTGTTATTTTTGGAATCTATGTATCTTTTACTGATTGGGATTTATTTGGGCTTCCGACTTTTATAGGATTAGACAATTATAAGGAATTATTTTTCCAAAAGGATTCCACTTTTTATGGACAGTTGCGTATAGGTTTATTAAACACTTTTAAATTCGTACTTTTTTCAGTTCCTTTTTGTATAGCAGTACCATTAGTATTAGCAGCAGCTCTAAATACAAAACCCAAACTAGGAAAAATTTTTCAATCAATATTCTATATGCCCTCTCTTTTTGCTATTTCAGCAGTAGTAATCATATGGACATTGATTTTCAATGTTAATTATGGACCAATAAATACTATGTTGGAGTCTGATATACCTTGGACTAGTACACAACCATATGCATGGGTGACTCTTGTTATTGTGACTGTATGGTGGACAATTGGAGGCAATATGGTTATTTATCAGGCTGCACTGAACGGTATTCCCAAAGATTATTATGAAGCTGCAGATATTGATGGAGCCAGTTCAATTCAAAAATTTCTGAAAATCACACTGCCTGCAATCAAAGGTCAAATTTTATATACGTTAGTGATGACAACTATTGCTCAATTCAATATTTATGGTCAACCATTGATGCTAACAGGTGGAGGGCCAGCCAATTCCACACGAGTATTATTAATGTACATTCAGCAAAATGCTTTTGGCTCAGGACAATCAATCGCTGGTATTGCTTCAGCTATGGCGGTTATATTGGGGATTTGTATTATGATCGTATCAGCTATCCAGTTTAAATTGTTACGTAAGGAAGACTAG
- a CDS encoding ArsR/SmtB family transcription factor — MELDLESHSLPVYESLASKTRLKMLKYIGNRKRSIGEISEYLGMSNAIVTRHVQQMEDAGLLHSERGVGINRNKKMVYLKVDDIHIVFPEKVYQGYKLHQTELKIGHFVDFSISPTCGLATPQEVVGKADDPKYFMDTKRVDAALLWFSEGFVEYKIPNMLTDDEDPNMLEISFEIASEFPLSNNIWPSDISIYVNDILVAVYTVPGNFSDTRGRYTPSWWNSNFSQYGLLKHVRINKLDTGIDGEAYSDITIDDLELTKHPFIKLRFSVESNAINKGGMTLFGKGFGNYNQDILINTYYLEKQS, encoded by the coding sequence ATGGAACTTGATCTCGAATCGCATTCTTTACCTGTTTATGAATCATTAGCCAGTAAAACTCGTTTAAAGATGCTAAAGTACATTGGTAATAGAAAAAGAAGTATCGGTGAGATTTCGGAATATTTAGGAATGAGCAATGCTATCGTAACTCGACATGTACAGCAGATGGAAGATGCCGGATTATTACATTCTGAGCGAGGCGTAGGCATCAACCGAAACAAAAAAATGGTATATTTGAAAGTTGATGATATTCATATTGTTTTTCCTGAAAAAGTCTATCAAGGATATAAACTTCATCAAACAGAATTAAAAATCGGTCATTTTGTGGATTTTTCTATTTCACCAACTTGTGGACTGGCGACTCCTCAAGAAGTAGTAGGGAAAGCAGATGATCCTAAATACTTTATGGATACCAAGCGTGTTGATGCCGCTTTGTTGTGGTTCAGCGAGGGATTTGTAGAATATAAGATTCCAAATATGTTAACAGACGATGAAGATCCTAATATGTTAGAAATAAGTTTCGAAATCGCTTCAGAGTTTCCACTCTCAAATAATATTTGGCCTAGTGACATCTCCATTTATGTTAATGATATATTGGTTGCTGTTTATACTGTACCTGGAAATTTCTCTGATACTCGGGGTCGTTATACCCCTTCTTGGTGGAATAGCAATTTTAGTCAATATGGTTTGTTGAAGCATGTTCGGATCAATAAATTAGATACTGGAATTGATGGGGAAGCCTATTCTGATATTACTATTGATGATTTAGAACTCACTAAGCATCCATTTATTAAGCTTCGATTCTCAGTAGAGTCAAACGCTATCAATAAAGGAGGTATGACACTTTTTGGTAAAGGATTTGGAAATTACAATCAAGATATTCTCATCAATACGTATTATTTAGAGAAACAATCTTAG
- a CDS encoding extracellular solute-binding protein, which translates to MNTKKIAGMVLMAGAGFTLLTGCGGGDSSSTNAGNSKSEITFWNPFVGADGENLKKMVDEYNKTDPEYKIKNVSLKESDMYTKIPTVVNSGKNIPDLNIVHAERIKQYKDNDMLVTFNDALKDFSDIKDENYVPEAWNLGEIDGARYSVPLDIHSWGIYYNKELLDKYLPSALDDNIITFDEIEEIGKKADNDGIRGLGITWAKPNFLSLFAQEGGELSKDGTAPTLDTDATKKAIQRYADMYKEKITTRDGEDPAQLFLAGKMVLYPEGIWMRNQVKEAKFEWGLTNSPQLSNDLSNAVNWASSHQFVMFKNKDRSEEKTKGVMEFLDWVRTNSLEWAKAGQNPATLDLLDNSEYTDMEQSLFVNTPEEQATLKIFDYKYNGYVAEYLDAHALDVVFGKMSVDDFASGMQKEVADKIAKDSSNK; encoded by the coding sequence ATGAATACAAAAAAAATAGCAGGAATGGTACTGATGGCTGGTGCAGGATTTACATTATTGACAGGATGTGGTGGAGGAGATTCATCTTCAACAAATGCTGGGAATAGTAAGAGCGAAATTACTTTTTGGAATCCTTTCGTGGGTGCTGATGGCGAAAATTTAAAAAAGATGGTCGATGAATATAATAAAACAGATCCGGAATACAAAATAAAAAATGTCTCACTTAAAGAATCTGATATGTATACAAAAATTCCTACTGTTGTTAACTCAGGTAAAAATATTCCTGATCTAAATATTGTTCACGCGGAACGTATTAAACAATACAAAGATAATGACATGCTAGTAACTTTTAATGATGCATTAAAAGATTTTTCCGATATAAAAGATGAGAATTATGTCCCAGAGGCATGGAATCTAGGAGAAATTGATGGTGCTCGGTATAGCGTCCCATTAGATATTCATAGTTGGGGTATCTATTATAATAAGGAATTATTGGATAAGTATTTACCATCTGCTTTAGATGATAATATTATTACTTTCGATGAAATAGAAGAAATTGGTAAGAAAGCAGATAATGATGGTATTCGAGGATTAGGGATTACATGGGCAAAACCTAATTTCTTATCCTTATTTGCTCAAGAAGGCGGGGAGTTAAGTAAGGATGGTACAGCACCTACTCTGGATACGGATGCTACAAAAAAAGCGATTCAACGATATGCTGATATGTACAAGGAAAAGATTACTACTCGTGATGGTGAAGATCCAGCGCAACTATTCTTAGCAGGTAAGATGGTTCTTTATCCTGAAGGGATTTGGATGCGTAATCAAGTAAAAGAAGCAAAATTTGAATGGGGATTGACAAACTCGCCTCAATTAAGTAATGATCTTTCAAATGCAGTAAACTGGGCATCGTCTCATCAATTTGTTATGTTCAAAAATAAAGATCGTTCTGAAGAGAAAACAAAAGGAGTTATGGAATTTTTGGATTGGGTACGTACCAATTCTTTAGAATGGGCGAAAGCAGGACAAAACCCAGCGACATTAGATCTGTTAGACAATAGTGAATATACAGATATGGAACAATCCCTATTTGTTAATACACCAGAGGAACAAGCGACACTGAAAATTTTTGATTACAAGTATAACGGTTATGTAGCTGAGTACTTAGATGCTCATGCATTAGATGTTGTATTTGGAAAAATGTCAGTTGATGATTTTGCATCAGGTATGCAAAAAGAAGTAGCAGATAAAATTGCCAAAGACAGTTCTAATAAATAA
- a CDS encoding carbohydrate ABC transporter permease, producing the protein MSKKKRFSISQLVAFIFLFAMACIWIIPLGYGVLTSFKSEMELMTSGFKVMPIEWVLTNYQELLINNTSTPIIRWFMNSLLISVSHTLLVLIVVSLSAFAYSRLKFKGKHALFSFLLATMMFPSVVNLIPLYKIIDILGWVNTPLAMIVPGAAGVFNIFLVKQFMDNIPKDFDEAAQIDGAGEGTIFFKIILPLIKPVLLVVSLFAFTGSWNDFLWPSIVFNDIEKMPITSGLQLLQGMYVSKPTLLMAGALIAIVPTFILYLFAQKYFLQSMSLSAGVKG; encoded by the coding sequence ATGAGTAAAAAGAAAAGATTTTCCATTTCACAGTTAGTCGCTTTTATATTCTTATTTGCGATGGCATGTATCTGGATTATTCCTCTGGGATATGGGGTATTAACATCTTTTAAATCAGAAATGGAACTTATGACTTCTGGATTTAAAGTCATGCCGATTGAATGGGTTTTGACCAATTATCAAGAGTTATTGATAAATAATACAAGTACTCCAATAATTCGCTGGTTTATGAATTCTCTATTAATCTCTGTTTCGCATACTCTGTTGGTATTGATTGTCGTTTCCCTGTCAGCTTTTGCGTATAGTCGCTTGAAATTTAAGGGGAAACATGCGTTGTTTTCATTCTTGTTAGCCACAATGATGTTCCCAAGTGTTGTGAATCTGATTCCTCTATATAAAATAATTGATATTCTTGGTTGGGTAAATACACCATTAGCTATGATTGTCCCGGGTGCGGCAGGTGTGTTTAATATTTTCTTGGTGAAACAGTTTATGGATAATATTCCAAAAGATTTTGATGAAGCTGCTCAAATTGATGGTGCAGGTGAGGGTACAATTTTCTTCAAAATAATCTTACCACTAATCAAACCAGTACTATTAGTAGTTTCATTATTTGCCTTTACTGGATCATGGAATGACTTTTTATGGCCTTCAATCGTTTTTAATGATATCGAAAAAATGCCGATTACATCTGGCTTGCAGCTATTACAAGGAATGTATGTATCCAAACCAACTTTGCTGATGGCAGGTGCATTGATAGCTATCGTACCAACGTTCATTTTGTACTTGTTTGCACAAAAATATTTTCTACAGTCTATGTCATTGTCTGCAGGTGTGAAAGGATGA
- a CDS encoding DEAD/DEAH box helicase family protein: protein MENITLRSYQQRLLDYVKQHPQQSTYHFIAPPGSGKTILGLAIFEELKRKTLILVPALLLREQWIATTKSFFNIHISIDLLVPGQITIATYQTLYLQLQEDPDFLLRKGIEFLILDEAHHLKKNWGEVVLSLKNSAPSLKSLSLTATSPLDSTQREWKSYLKLNGPIDEEISATELIDKKVLTPYQDFVYFIEADSQGKNSYSSFLAKQDQIIDRLLTDEESVGIISKHPYITNPLQHTTAIYEDFDFYVAMLLFLDRNGFRISASHWRVLGFKRKWHLPDVSPEQVKLLYQWLLSTYPELEIFAFLKKVHWLKEEGLSLYPDFPEGRLLESPQEKIAAINRIIIKEEMYLEEDLCGVVLFDRICEEALDFPENPNYYGTVPQFLSLQTLIQEKTELGMICGRFIIMSEKVVKKYFPRANFHKLTEVPGYLRLKLTDANRREFLQKVTFLLDQKILNCLIGTIALLGEGWNCPSVNTLVLGNKSSSIVQVQQLRGRALRSANNKSLSHLWHLGVYVPEVSWKEQPELSPIMRRLSFIEGISNQQIPDTITSGQARFNFPNEPTKENLENYNQQNFFFAQQRSLLTKFWEESLSKGTHLSMPIIVRQEATSSEFQSKKEQYSELANTRLSFWGALFQGDFLLYLRQQRTRYLWKKECGLRSVFAKSLLSTYQEQQKLSKNISLYIDFNEDQFTVRIKNGTYQEERFFNEALMELLEPVQDTRYLVEINNRYFAVPKDLARNKEAANSFLREIKRKQRNCRLVYTRNLLGRQKLLQARIQALQQRNHKIVQEHLWY, encoded by the coding sequence ATGGAAAATATCACTTTACGATCCTATCAGCAGCGGTTGCTAGATTACGTAAAACAGCATCCGCAGCAGTCAACGTACCATTTTATTGCACCGCCCGGCTCTGGCAAAACGATACTGGGTTTAGCGATTTTTGAAGAATTAAAGCGAAAAACATTGATTTTAGTTCCCGCGCTTTTGCTAAGAGAACAATGGATAGCTACAACGAAGAGCTTTTTTAATATTCATATCAGTATAGATCTTTTGGTACCGGGGCAAATTACTATTGCAACTTATCAAACTCTCTATCTACAGTTGCAAGAAGATCCCGATTTTTTACTTCGGAAGGGCATTGAGTTTTTGATTTTGGATGAAGCGCATCATCTGAAGAAAAATTGGGGTGAAGTAGTACTTTCCTTAAAGAATAGTGCGCCTTCCTTGAAAAGTCTTTCTTTAACCGCGACATCGCCATTGGATAGTACTCAGAGAGAATGGAAGTCCTACCTAAAACTAAATGGACCAATTGATGAGGAAATCTCAGCAACGGAATTGATCGATAAAAAAGTCCTCACTCCCTATCAAGATTTTGTCTATTTTATCGAAGCAGATTCTCAAGGGAAAAACAGCTATTCTTCCTTTCTCGCTAAGCAAGACCAGATTATCGATCGACTACTTACAGATGAGGAAAGTGTGGGAATAATTAGTAAACACCCTTATATTACCAATCCGTTGCAACATACAACAGCAATCTATGAAGATTTTGATTTTTATGTAGCGATGTTGCTGTTTTTAGATAGAAACGGTTTCCGAATTTCCGCAAGTCATTGGCGAGTACTGGGCTTTAAACGTAAATGGCATCTTCCAGATGTTTCCCCAGAGCAAGTAAAATTACTTTATCAATGGTTACTGTCAACGTATCCAGAATTAGAAATTTTTGCTTTTTTAAAAAAAGTACATTGGCTCAAAGAAGAAGGTTTATCTCTTTATCCTGATTTTCCAGAGGGCCGCTTATTAGAAAGCCCACAAGAAAAGATAGCTGCTATTAATCGAATCATCATTAAAGAAGAAATGTATCTTGAAGAGGATCTATGTGGAGTTGTATTATTTGATCGAATTTGTGAAGAGGCCTTGGATTTTCCGGAAAACCCAAATTATTATGGTACTGTACCGCAATTTCTCAGTCTCCAAACTCTGATACAAGAAAAGACAGAGCTAGGAATGATTTGTGGTCGTTTTATAATTATGTCTGAAAAAGTCGTAAAAAAATATTTTCCTCGGGCTAATTTTCATAAACTTACGGAAGTCCCTGGGTATTTGCGATTGAAATTGACAGATGCAAACCGTCGCGAGTTCCTTCAAAAGGTGACTTTTCTATTGGATCAAAAGATTCTGAATTGTTTGATTGGAACGATTGCTTTGCTTGGGGAAGGGTGGAATTGTCCGAGTGTAAATACGCTGGTTTTAGGAAATAAATCTAGTTCCATTGTGCAGGTGCAGCAGCTGCGAGGACGTGCGCTACGTTCCGCTAACAATAAATCGCTTAGTCATCTATGGCATTTGGGCGTTTACGTACCTGAAGTTTCTTGGAAGGAGCAGCCAGAGCTTTCTCCGATTATGCGCAGACTGTCATTTATCGAAGGTATTTCTAACCAACAAATTCCTGATACTATCACTAGCGGTCAAGCGCGTTTTAATTTTCCAAATGAACCAACAAAAGAAAATTTAGAGAATTATAATCAGCAAAATTTTTTCTTTGCTCAGCAACGGTCGCTATTAACTAAATTTTGGGAAGAATCCTTGAGCAAAGGAACCCATCTTTCTATGCCGATAATTGTTAGACAAGAAGCTACGAGTAGTGAATTTCAATCAAAAAAAGAACAATATTCAGAGCTAGCGAATACCCGGCTATCTTTCTGGGGAGCTTTGTTTCAAGGTGATTTTTTATTATACTTGCGTCAGCAGCGAACCAGATATTTATGGAAGAAGGAATGTGGCTTACGCAGTGTTTTTGCCAAGTCCCTACTGTCCACTTATCAAGAGCAACAAAAACTTTCTAAAAATATCAGCCTTTACATTGATTTTAATGAAGATCAGTTTACTGTACGGATAAAAAATGGAACGTACCAAGAAGAACGTTTTTTTAATGAAGCACTAATGGAACTGTTAGAGCCGGTGCAAGATACTCGTTATTTAGTAGAAATTAATAATCGCTACTTTGCTGTTCCGAAGGATTTAGCGCGCAATAAAGAAGCTGCTAATAGTTTTCTACGAGAAATCAAGCGGAAACAAAGAAATTGTCGCCTTGTTTACACAAGAAATTTATTAGGAAGACAAAAGTTACTGCAAGCTCGTATACAAGCTTTGCAGCAAAGAAATCATAAAATCGTCCAAGAACATCTGTGGTATTGA